The nucleotide sequence GTTTTTTGATTTCCAGAGCGATGTCGGACCAGGACAACCCGACATCATGCAAGTCGTGGTCAGTCCATTGCGCCAATTCGCGGCGCTGCCGAACCCGCTCGCGCCAAATTTGCAGTGTGCCAAACGCGCGCTTCACTGCATAAGAAAGCTCCGAGCCGCCCGGCCC is from Bradyrhizobium sp. ISRA430 and encodes:
- a CDS encoding DUF1127 domain-containing protein; protein product: MSKTVGPGGSELSYAVKRAFGTLQIWRERVRQRRELAQWTDHDLHDVGLSWSDIALEIKKPFWRA